From the Aspergillus puulaauensis MK2 DNA, chromosome 1, nearly complete sequence genome, the window AAACAGCGTCAGCCGGATAAAGCGATCTTGGAGCATGAACAGAAGCGGGAGATTGAGGTGAAGGTACTTGAGGAGCGGGAGCGGTTAGAAGATGCGAATGAGCGtgttgaagagggaaagggtgaagagggcgaaaAGGCGCTCAGTGAAGAGGAGATTGACGAGCGGTGTGAGGAGTTGAGGGAGAAGTTGGtgaaggaaatggaggagaggaggcaAAGTGGGCGCGGGGAGAGAGAtgggaagggaaagagggATGGCAAAAGGGGCTTCAAGGCTTATCAGGTTCATGAGCTTGCGGAGGCGAAGATTGCAGAGAGTGAGCGATTGAGGAGGGCCCTGGGGATTAGGGAAGATGCTAGTGGTGAGCCTGTGAGTGCGAGGGGGGAGATTGAcaagaggagggagaaggaaagggagagggagagggacAGAGACTAGCTGAGGTTTCTCCTATCCGTTATActgttcttttctcttttaaACTGATAGCTTTGCATGCTGGGCGTTGGGTTTTTTATTGTATGCATGGGTGGGTAAGGTATTTAGGGA encodes:
- the cwc21 gene encoding U2-type spliceosomal complex subunit CWC21 (COG:A;~EggNog:ENOG410PQ6J;~InterPro:IPR013170;~PFAM:PF08312) encodes the protein MSSNVGLSTPRGSGTSGYVQKNHAFLRPRNFGSGAPYPPPSSSGGPEGGSGFKQRQPDKAILEHEQKREIEVKVLEERERLEDANERVEEGKGEEGEKALSEEEIDERCEELREKLVKEMEERRQSGRGERDGKGKRDGKRGFKAYQVHELAEAKIAESERLRRALGIREDASGEPVSARGEIDKRREKERERERDRD